The following DNA comes from Methylophilus sp. 5.
ATGAACATGTCGATTGGCTGGAAGAGGGCAGCGAAACGACGGTTGAGTCGCTGGTTGAAGATGAGTTGCTGATGGCATTGCCGATTGCGGTGATGCATGAGCAGGCGTGTGTTAGCTTGCAGCAGACGGCCGGTGAAAAGCCTAACCCATTTGCGGCGCTCAAGCAGCTTAAGCTGGATAAGTGAAGGCTTGATGATGGCTAAATGCATTGCCAATATTGTAAAAAAGCAAATGAAAAGCGATATTTGCAGGATTTATTTGCAGTTGTCTCTGGAATATTTTATAATTGCGGATTAGGTAGCATTTTAGTTTATTTATAACTGCCCTTTAACTTCATTGTCTGAGGTGTGGCGGTTTGATTTTGGAGTATTTAAATGGCAGTTCAGCAAAACAAAAAGACACCGTCCAAGCGTGGTATGCACCGCTCCCACGACTTTTTGACTAACCCACCTTTGGCAATTGAGCCAACGACTGGTGAAGTGCATTTGCGTCATCACGTGAGCCCAAACGGTTTTTACCGTGGCCGTAAAGTGATGCCAGCTAAAGGCGAATAATCGCTGCATTAAAGCGTCAAGCTTTAAAACACGCCGCGCAGTAAAATGCGCGGCGTTTGTGTATCTGGCGCAAGCCTGTACTTTTCCGGCACTTTGCTTGAATAGCTGCGTTTTGATGACGGGTGTAGTGTACGGAAAGTAAATTTGGG
Coding sequences within:
- the rpmF gene encoding 50S ribosomal protein L32, which produces MAVQQNKKTPSKRGMHRSHDFLTNPPLAIEPTTGEVHLRHHVSPNGFYRGRKVMPAKGE